The sequence below is a genomic window from Betaproteobacteria bacterium.
CCTGCTCGCAGGCGAGATCATCGATTCGATGTTCATGAGCAAGAAGGCGCTGTGCGAGTTCTACGAGCAGACTCTGGAAGATTGCCGCGAGGCCGGCATCCTCTACTCGCTGCACGTCAAGGCGACGATGATGAAGGTCTCGCACCCCATCGTCTTCGGCCACTGCGTCAAGATTTACTACAAGGACGCCTTCGAGAAGCACGGCAAGACCTTCGACGAACTGGGCATCAACGTCAATAACGGCATGGTGGACCTCTACGAGAAGATCAAGGCCCTGCCGGAATCCAAGCGCGACGAGATCATCCGCGACCTGCACGCCTGCCAGGAACACCGGCCGCGTCTGGCCATGGTCGATTCGGCCAAGGGCATCACCAATTTCCACTCGCCCAACGACATCATCGTCGACGCCTCCATGCCGGCCATGATCCGCCAGGGCGGCAAGATGTGGGGTGCCGACGGCAAGCAGTACGACAGCAAGTGCGTCATGCCGGAATCGACCTTTGCCCGCATTTACCAGGAGATGATCAACTTCTGCAAATGGCACGGCAACTTCGATCCCAAGACCATGGGCACGGTGCCCAACGTCGGCCTCATGGCCCAGCAGGCCGAGGAATACGGCTCCCACGACAAGACCTTCGAGGTTGCCGAAGACGGCATCGCCAACATCGTCGATATCGACAGTGGTGAAGTGCTGCTTACCCAGAACGTGGAAGCCGGCGACATCTGGCGCATGTGCCAGGTCAAGGACGCGCCGATCCGCGACTGGGTCAAGCTGGCCGTCACCCGCGCCCGCAATTCCAGCACCCCCGCCGTCTTCTGGCTCGATCCCTATCGTCCCCACGAAAATGAGCTGATCAAGAAGGTCGAGACCTACCTCAAGGATTACGACACCACCGGCCTCGACATCAGGATCATGTCCCAGGTGCGCGCCATGCGCTTCACCCTGGAGCGCGTTGCCCGCGGCCTCGACACCATCTCGGTCACCGGCAACATCCTGCGCGACTACCTCACCGACCTCTTCCCCATCATGGAGCTGGGTACCTCGGCCAAGATGCTGTCCATCGTTCCCCTCATGAACGGCGGCGGCATGTACGAGACCGGCGCCGGCGGCTCGGCCCCCAAGCACGTGCAGCAACTGGTGCAGGAGAACCACCTGCGCTGGGATTCCCTGGGCGAATTCCTGGCCCTGGCCGTGTCCCTGGAGGAACTGGGCATCAAGGAAAACAATCCCCGCGCCAAGCTCCTGGCCAAGACCCTGGACGCCGCCACCGGCAAGCTCCTCGACAACAACAAGTCGCCCTCGCCCAAGACCGGCGAACTGGACAACCGCGGTTCCCAGTTCTACCTGGCCATGTACTGGGCCCAGGAGCTGGCGGAGCAGGGCGAGGACAAGGCCCTGGCCGCCCACTTCGCACCCCTGGCCAGCAGCCTGAGCGAGAGCGAAGGGCAGATCATCGCCGAGCTCAAGATGGTGCAGGGCAAGCCGGCGGACATCGGTGGCTACTACCGCGCCGACGCCGAGAAGTGCAAGGCCGTCATGCGGCCCAGCCCGACGCTCAACGCGGTGCTGAAGGCCTTCAGCGCCTGAGCGCCCGTGGGCGCCCTGGCCGCCGTCCATGGCGTGCCCGGGTGCCCCGGCGACTTCGGTCCGGTGGAAGCGAAAACCCGCTTCACCGGGCCCGCTTCTTTGGTGTTAAGTCCAATGGCCTAGGCTGACAGAGGCGCCGGGTTTGCCGCATAATCCCCGCTCGTGCGGGGCGCAGGACAACCCTCTCCCGGCATCGCCCGCAAGGGATACTGACGCAAACCCAGGTCGTCCAAAACAACGCAAATGGAGTGGATATGTCGCACATCAAGGTTCCGCAAGGTGGTCAGAAAATCGTCCCGGGGCAGGCTATCCCGGACAATCCCATCATCCCGTTCATCGAAGGTGACGGCATCGGCATCGACATCACGCCGGTGATGATCAAGGTCATCGACGCCGCCGTCGACAAGGCCTACGGGGGCAAAAAGAAGATTCACTGGATGGAAGTCTACGCCGGCGAAAAATCCACCCGCCTCTACGGTCCCGACGAGTGGCTGCCCAAGGAAACCTTCGATGCCTTGAAGGAATACTCCGTCTCCATCAAGGGCCCCATGACCACCCCGGTGGGCGGCGGCATCCGCTCCCTCAACGTGGCCCTGCGCCAGGAACTGGACCTCTACCAGTGCGTGCGCCCGGTGCAGTACTTCAAGGGCGTGCCGTCCCCGCTCAAGCACCCGGAACTGACCAATATGGTCATCTTCCGCGAGAACACCGAAGACATCTACGCCGGCATCGAGTGGGCCAACGGCTCCGAAGGCGTCAAGAAGGTCATCAAGTTCCTGCAGGACGAAATGGGCGTCAAGAAGATCCGCTTCCCGGAAAGCTCCGGCATCGGCATCAAGCCGATTTCCGTCGAAGGCACTCAGCGCCTGGTGCGCGCAGCCCTCAAGTACGCCGTCGCCAATGACCGCAAATCGGTGACCATCGTGCACAAGGGCAATATCATGAAATTCACGGAAGGCCTCTTCCGTGACGCCGCCTACGAGCTGGCCCAGAAGGAATTCGGCGCCGAGCCCATCGACGGCGGCCCGTGGTGTCATTTCACCAACCCCAATACCGGCCGTGAAATCGTCGTCAAGGACGCCATCGCCGACGCCTTCCTGCAGCAGATACTGCTGCGCCCGGCGGAGTACGACACCATCGTCACCACCAACCTGAACGGCGATTACATCTCCGACGCCCTGGCCGCCCAGGTCGGCGGCATCGGCATCGCGCCGGGGGCCAACATCTCCGACAAGTACGCCTGCTTCGAAGCCACCCACGGCACCGCGCCCAAGTACGCCGGCCTGGACAAGGTGAACCCCGGTTCCCTCATCCTCTCCGCCGAAATGATGCTGCGCCACCTGGGCTGGGTCGAAGCCGCCAACCTGGTCATCAAGTCCATGGAAGCGGCCATCGGCGACAAGCAGGTCACCTACGACTTCGCCCGCCTCATGGAAGGCGCCAACGAGCTGTCCTGTTCCGCCTTCGGCGACGCCATGATCGCCCGCATGTAAGCGTCTCGCGCTTCACGCTCGAAGCCCCCGCCAGTCGGGGGCTTCGTATTTTCGGCCGGACTGACTCCGGGTGCTGTCCGCCGGACGGTGAAGGTTAATAGCCGGCCCATGCCCGATTGGCCTCTACTCGTAGTGCGACCACATGCGAAGGACGCGGACAATGCGCTCCTTGGCAAAGACCTCGTAGACCAAACGGTGCTGAATGTTGATGCGTCGCGAGTAGGTGCCGGCAAGGTCGCCGACGAGCTTTTCATAGGGTGGCGGATTCTGGAACGGATCGGCAGCGAGCACCGCCAACAGATCCAGCGCTTTGTCCTTGAGGCCCGCCAGAGCGAGCTTCTTGGCGTCCTTCTGCGCGTGCTTCGAATAGACGACGTGCCAACTCACCACTCAAGGTCCTGGGTACTCTTGTCGAGAGGCTCGGCCATACCTTCCTTGATTGATTCGCGCATGCCAGGAACAGAGAGCAAATAGAGTGTCTCCTGAATAGCGTCCCAGTCTTCGGTTGAGAGCAGAACCGCACTAGCCCGCTTCCCTGCGATGAGAATAGGCTGATGTGATTCGGCCGCCTGGTCGATGAGGCGATATAGGTTGGCGCGAGCTTCGGTCGCGGTAAGGGCTGCCATGTTCGATCTCCTACAGGCGAAGTCGTAACGGTACGGATTTGCGTACGTCGCGTCAATGCACTAGTCAAGACTGCCAATGTCTTTCCTGGCATCTGGCCAAGCCATTAGTCGAGGCACGCGTTCTCACGGGCGGCGTCCCGCCGAGTGGTGTAAGAGCTGAAGGTGTTGAGTTTGCCGTTGGGGGTCCTGCAGGGCTCCCACGGCGGGCTTACGGCGCTTGCCGTAGCGGGTCCGGTTGAACGAGGGGTAGGCGGCACTGCGTGCGGCATGGTGTGGCACACCTTTGACCGAGCAACTACTCAGCCTGTTTGAACTGAACAATGTTGCCCTCGGGGTCCCAACCGTCAAGGACGATATGGCCGCGAAAGTGCCAGGCTCCAGCCTCGGGCTTGAGGTAGCCGCCTGTAGCCTCGGCTGCGCTGCGAACCTGCGCCAGGCTGTTGACGACGAAGGTAGGCTTGAAGGGCGTTTCTTCTCTTGGTTCCGGCGGCTTCGTGATGGTGATTCCTGCGGCGTACTTCCGTGGGATGGTGTGAATCACTAGCTCGTAGATTTTGTTCCGGAGAAGATCGTGAGACGAGTCCGATTCGATGACTTCAAGGCCCAGCGTCTGCTGGTAGAAGGCAGAGACACGCTTCTTGCTCTTGGCGAAAACAACGAGGCCTTGTTGAGGCATGTTCTGTTCCCTGAGATTGATGGCGGTGGCATAACGAGGCTGTAGAAAAACCCATTTTTCCAACCCCTGCCCCGCATTGGCAGGATTTTTTGCAGGCGGGTGGCGGCCGGTTGGAATCCGGGGTGAAGCGGTGGAAATGCTGATCGCGAGCCAGCCGCGGGGGCCGGAAGGCAGTGCTTGGGAGATTGGGGAGAAGTCACGCGGGCCGTTCATCGGCTGATCCTCATCCGGCGTACCCATGGTGGGCCAGCTTTTCGATGTTGTGGACCACGCAGTAGAGCTTCCACTGTCCATCCACCTTGGCGCGCCCCCGCAGGGTAAAACGATCCATCCGCTTGTTGCCCCGCACGTTGCCGAACACCGGCTCCACGGTGGCGAAACGCCGGCCATAGCGGCGTCGGCCTTCCTCGCTGTCGATGGCCTGCTTCATCCGGTCGGTATGGCTCTCCGTGGCGCCGGGCGCCTTGCCCCGGAAGAAACAGACCTGTCGGACCAGGGTCTTCTCCGGGGTTCTCAGGCATCGCGCCCGCAGTTCGCAGGGCACACAGTCCCGCTGGGCGCCGGTGAACTTGGTGGCCAGGTGGCCGTTGTGGATGCAGTTCGACCCGTTCTGGTAAAGGGCCTTGCCCGCCGGGCAGAGGCAGGTGCCCGCCTCGGGGTCGTAGTCGAAATCGGCCGGCCGGAAGCGCTTGGCTGCTTTCGGCGGCTTGCCCTTGTCGTAGAGCGGATCAGGCTTGGCCCGGTGGCGGCCCTGGTCCTGAAAGCGCTCGTCCCGCTGGCGCATGCCGGCATCGGCGATGAGGGCCGGGACGGCGGCCTCGGCCAAGGCCTTCAGATTGGCCTCGCTGTGATAGCCGGCATCGGCGGTGATGAGCGTCTCCGGCGTACGCAGTGATCGGGTCGCCTCCACCACCGGCAGCAGCAATTCCTGCTCGGAACCGGTGCCGTGGGCCTGAGCATCGACGATGACCTGGGCCTGCGCATCCACCGCCGCCACCCCGGTATAACCCTGGATGACCCCCTTGCTGGTGGCCATCTTGGCGGACTCGTTGTCGGTTTGGTTGGAGAGCCGCACGGCGCCCTTGGCGCCGGTGCGATCCTTGGGGTGGGCAGTGAGCCATTCCCGGTTCTTCTTGGCCTCCGCCTGCAGCCGGGCCAGTTGCCGAGCCTCCCGGTCGGAAGGTCCGCCGTCGCCGCCGGCATCGGCCTCGCGGTGGCGATCCAGCATCTTCTTCGCCGCGGCCTCCATCTTCTCGGCCCGGCGCAGGAAATCCGCCCGGGTGCCGCTCCTCGTCTTGCTCGCGTTGCTGGGGAGCTTCACCCCATCGATGGCGAACATCTCCCGACCGATGAGTCCCTGGCGATCGCAGATGGTCAGCACCTGGGCGAAGAGTTGGGCGGCCAGGTCGCCCAGATTGGCGACGAAGGCGGCCAGGGTGGTGAAATGGGGTTGGGAATCACCGGATAGCGCCATGAACACGACGTTCTCCCGGCAGGCCGCTTCGATCCGACGGGAGCCGACGATGCCCCGGCTGTAGGCGAGCAGCACGACCTTGAGGAGTACCGCTGGGGCATAGGCGCTGGCGCCCTGCTGGTCATTGCGGTAGCGGGCTTCCAGGGCCGAGAGGTCAAGCTCGTGATCCACCAGGTAGTTCAGGGCATGCTCGAAGGTGCCGGGAACGAGTTGCTGGTCGAAATCGACCGGCAACAGTTTCAGCCCCTTATGCACCGGCTTGAATCGCGCCATTCCCGCCTCCACGAAATGCATTCGACATTGTGCGATTTTGCCAGGACTGGCGGCGGTTTGGGGGTTTTTCTACAGCCTCAACGTTTAGTCGATGCCGTATTCGGCCAATATCCTGGGATCATGTCCAATATCCTGGCGGATCGGACATGCGGCAAGCCTTGCGTAAGGCGAAAAACTGGCGTACAACTGTTTGTCCATACAGCTATTGTCTCCCGTGAAACCGGACACCCCTTCCTCTTCCGATCAACCCGCACCGAGGTTACTCGACCAGGTGCGGCGCGCGATTCGCATACGTCATTACAGCATACGCACGGAAGAGGCTTATGTCTATTGGGTGCGTTGGTTCGTGCGTTTCCACGGGTTGCGTCACCCCCGCAGCGTCTCCAGGGGCGGGCGCCGGGCGTGGGGGCACCACGGTCATGGCTCTTGGCCCGCGTTGCGACGCATCGAAGGGAAATTGGGGGTGTGCTCTCCCGCTCACTCCAGCGCCAAACCGCGCACGCGCCTCACCAGGGCCTCGCCGGCTGCGGGAGCCGGCCGGCGCTGGGCTCCTCAGCGGTTGAGTTTCCGCATGCGCTCCGAGGGGGTGATGATGTCGGTGAGGCGGATGCCGAATTTGTCGTTGACCACCACCACCTCACCCTGGGCGATCAGGGTGCCATTCACCAGTACGTCCATGGGTTCGCCGGCCATGGCGTCGAGTTCCACCACCGAGCCGTGGGCGAGTTGCAGCAGGTTCTTGATGGTGATCTTGGTGCGGCCGAGTTCCACCGTGATCTGGACCGGGATGTCCAGGATCATGTCCAGGTCGTTGAGCACCCCGGCGCTACCGCCGGGGTCGCCGAAGGAGGGGAAGATGTTGGCGGGCTGGGCGGCCGCGGCGCTGGGGGCGTCTTCGACCGTCTGCTCCGCCATGGCGGCGGCCCAATCGTCCTCGCTGATCTGGCCGTCGTCTTCCGCGACGGTGTTTTCGCTTGCTTCCATTTCGTCAGCCATGGTTGTCTCCCGGCGCCGCTTCGCCCTGTTGTGCCTCTGCGGAGATGAATCGTTCGATCTTGAGGGCGTACTGCCCGTTCTGCTGGCCGTAGCGGCATTCCATCAGGGGAATGTTGTCCACGTGGGCGACCACCCGGTCGGGGATGTTGATGGGAATCACATCGCCGATCTTGAGCTTAAGGATTTGCCCCAGGCTGATTTCCGCCCGCCCCAGGTGGGCGGCGATTTCCACCTCGGCGCCCTGGAGCTGCTTGCGCAGGGTGGTGATCCAGCGCTTGTCGGTGGAGAGCTGGTCGCTCTGCATGGTGCTGTAGAGCAGGTCGCGGATCGGCTCCAGCATGGAATAGGGAAAGCAGATGTGCATGTCCGCCGTGGCGCCGCCGAATTCCAGGGTGAAGGTGGTTGAAACCACGATTTCCGACGGGGTGGCGATATTGGCGAACTGCGAATTCATTTCCGAGCGGACGTACTCGAACTGGATGTCGCACACCGGCTTCCAGGATTTGCCGTATTCGTTGAACACCACGGTCAGCAGGCCCTGGATGATGCGCTGCTCGGTGGGGGTGAAATCGCGCCCCTCGACACGGGTATGAAAGCGGCCGTCGCCGCCGAACATATTGTCCACCACCAGGAAGACCAGATTGGGGTCGAAGACGAAGAGCGCCGTTCCGCGCAGGGGTTTGGCCACCACCAGGTTGAGGTTGGTGGGGACCACCAGGTTGCGGATGAACTCGCTGTATTTCTGCACGCGGATCGGGCCCACCGAAATTTCCGCATTGCGGTGCATGTAGTTGAACAGGCCGATGCGCAGATAGCGGGCGAAGCGCTCGTTGATGAGCTCCATGGTCGGCATGCGACCGCGGACGATGCGCTCCTGGGTGCCCAGGTTGTAGTTGCGGACGCCGCCACCTTCCTCGCCGCCGGATTCGGGTTCGTCGACCTCCCCGGTGACCCCTTTCAGGAGGGCATCGACCTCGTCCTGGGAGAGAAAGTCGCCGGCCATGGCCCCTACTGGATGATGAAGGAGGTGAACAACACGGACTTGGCCGGCCCTTCTTCGGAGATCTTTTCGCCCTTCTTGTTGCGCTTGGGTGGTTCGAGCACGTCGTTGACCGTTTCCAGCAACTCTGCGGCGAGCTTTTCCTTGCCTTCCCGGCTGATGAGTTCGGAAGCCTTCTTGCCCGAGAGGAGCAGGGTGATGTTGTTGCGAATCTTGGGCATGTGGGCCTTCAGCGCTGCGTCGGCGGCGGGATCCTCGAACTCGACGGAGAGCGCGACCTGGAGGTACTGGTCGCCGGTCTCCGGCACCAGATTGACGGTGAAGGGTTCCAGCGTGGCGAAGATGGGATGGGCCTCCTTCTCCTTCTTCTTGTCCTTTTTCTTGGGCTTGGCGGATTCTTCGGCCACATCCTCTTCGTCGGCGTGTTCATCACCGCCCTTCTTCAGGAGGAAGAAGGCGGCACCCCCACCCCCAAGGACGAGGAGCAGCACCACCGCCACGATGATGATGAGCAGTTTCTTGCTTTTCTTGGGTGCTGCCGCCTGGTCTTCACCTTCGGCGGGCTTTGCGTCTTTGGCCATCTAGCTGTCCCCGTTCTTGAATGTCTCCCCGCGGCGCAGGGCTCAGGCGAAGAGATCCACCATGCCCCTGCCCCGTTGCATCGGAAGGGGAACCGCGCCCCCGCCCGGTGCGTCGCCGGTCGCGGCAAGTATAGCCGCATCATTGCCGAAGCGGGGACTGGCAGGGCTTTCCGGCCAGTTCCCGCTGCGCTCGTGTTGCGCCTGGGCGCCCACGTGGGTCTGGCCCAGATCGATGCCGGCGCCGGCCAGCATTTCCCGCAGCCGGGGCAGGGCGTCGGCGATGGCCTGGCGCACTTCGGCATGGGGCGAGGTGAAGCTCGCGCTCGCCTGGTCGCCGCTCAGGTTGAGGGTGATCTGCAGGGGCCCCAGCTCGGGGGGATTGACATTGATGCGGGCCGTCTGCTCGTCGTGGCGGGCCATCCACACCACCCGGTTGCCCAGATCGTCGCCCCAGCGGGGGTGGGCGACGGGGGTCTCCAGGCCCGTGGCGGTGGGGGTGTCGGGTGTCGCGTGCCGCAAGGGCAGGGTGGCGTTCAGGGCAGCGGCCGCCGGGGGCGTTTCCGCCGGGGCGCCGGCCGCCGCCGCAGGCAGCGCCTCCGGCAAGGAGGCGGCAAGTTTTGCCGCCGGGATGTCGCTGCCGGGGAGGTTCATGCCGGCCACGGGACTGGGCAGGGCCGCGGGGAGGATGCCGCCCGCCGCGGAAGCGGGGTCTTGCTCGGCGCGAGCGGTGGCGCCGCGCTGGGCGCCGGGCTCGATGCCCTGCGCGGTCGGCGGGCCACCGCGCAGGGGAAGGCTGCGGGCGAGGTCCGGGTCGATGGGAAGATCGGCGCGGGCCGGGGGGCGGGGAAGGGCGGCATCCGGGGGCAGCGGCAGCCCCAGGGCGGCCAGGGCCGCGGGATCAGGGCCGGAAAGGGAAGCAGCGGGGTCCAGGGATGCAGTTTCTTCGTCCGCAGTCAGCGGCGCTTCGCCTTTGGCCTCGCCCTGGGCGGCCAGGGCCGGGGGCAGGGGAATGCCCATCTGGGCGAGGAAGAGGGCGGCAAAGCCACCGGTCGCAGGGTCCGCCGCGACGGCGTTGGGACCGGCAGGCAGGGGGGTACCCGGGGCGGGCGGGGTGCTGACGGCGGGAATGGCCATGGACAGTCCTCGGGCGACGAAGAAGATGGCAGCGAATCAGCAAGAGACATGCCAGTTCCGCCGGAGTTGCCGCGACTGGCGCGGTGGATCACGGCCGGCTCAGGCGTCGTCGGGCGTTTGTCCTTCCCGCGCACGGGCGGCGTACTCGTCCTGTTCCTTCTGTTCCTGCCGGTTGTCGCGGTAGCGCTCCCGCGCCTCGTGACGGTCGGAAAGGGTATCGATGGCCTTGAGGCGCTTGTTCTGCTCCTTCCACGCGGCCTGCCCGGCGGCGGTGCCCCGTTCCGAATCGGCCACGGCCCTCGCCTGCTGCCGGATGGCGTCGTCGATGCGGGCCATGAAGTCCTG
It includes:
- a CDS encoding NADP-dependent isocitrate dehydrogenase, translated to MATGKSKIIYTLTDEAPLLATCAFLPVVRAFTGPAGIDIEKADISVSARVLAEFPEFLSEQQRVPNTLAELGKKTLEPDANIIKLPNISASVAQLKACIKELQEKGFNLPDYPENPASEADKALRIRYGKCLGSAVNPVLREGNSDRRAPMAVKNYAKKRPHSMGEWKQWSQTHVSHMEHGDFYHGEKSMTLDKPRSVRMELIAKGGKTTVLKPKLSLLAGEIIDSMFMSKKALCEFYEQTLEDCREAGILYSLHVKATMMKVSHPIVFGHCVKIYYKDAFEKHGKTFDELGINVNNGMVDLYEKIKALPESKRDEIIRDLHACQEHRPRLAMVDSAKGITNFHSPNDIIVDASMPAMIRQGGKMWGADGKQYDSKCVMPESTFARIYQEMINFCKWHGNFDPKTMGTVPNVGLMAQQAEEYGSHDKTFEVAEDGIANIVDIDSGEVLLTQNVEAGDIWRMCQVKDAPIRDWVKLAVTRARNSSTPAVFWLDPYRPHENELIKKVETYLKDYDTTGLDIRIMSQVRAMRFTLERVARGLDTISVTGNILRDYLTDLFPIMELGTSAKMLSIVPLMNGGGMYETGAGGSAPKHVQQLVQENHLRWDSLGEFLALAVSLEELGIKENNPRAKLLAKTLDAATGKLLDNNKSPSPKTGELDNRGSQFYLAMYWAQELAEQGEDKALAAHFAPLASSLSESEGQIIAELKMVQGKPADIGGYYRADAEKCKAVMRPSPTLNAVLKAFSA
- the icd gene encoding NADP-dependent isocitrate dehydrogenase — translated: MDMSHIKVPQGGQKIVPGQAIPDNPIIPFIEGDGIGIDITPVMIKVIDAAVDKAYGGKKKIHWMEVYAGEKSTRLYGPDEWLPKETFDALKEYSVSIKGPMTTPVGGGIRSLNVALRQELDLYQCVRPVQYFKGVPSPLKHPELTNMVIFRENTEDIYAGIEWANGSEGVKKVIKFLQDEMGVKKIRFPESSGIGIKPISVEGTQRLVRAALKYAVANDRKSVTIVHKGNIMKFTEGLFRDAAYELAQKEFGAEPIDGGPWCHFTNPNTGREIVVKDAIADAFLQQILLRPAEYDTIVTTNLNGDYISDALAAQVGGIGIAPGANISDKYACFEATHGTAPKYAGLDKVNPGSLILSAEMMLRHLGWVEAANLVIKSMEAAIGDKQVTYDFARLMEGANELSCSAFGDAMIARM
- a CDS encoding Txe/YoeB family addiction module toxin — encoded protein: MSWHVVYSKHAQKDAKKLALAGLKDKALDLLAVLAADPFQNPPPYEKLVGDLAGTYSRRINIQHRLVYEVFAKERIVRVLRMWSHYE
- a CDS encoding type II toxin-antitoxin system Phd/YefM family antitoxin, producing MAALTATEARANLYRLIDQAAESHQPILIAGKRASAVLLSTEDWDAIQETLYLLSVPGMRESIKEGMAEPLDKSTQDLEW
- a CDS encoding IS1182 family transposase; the protein is MARFKPVHKGLKLLPVDFDQQLVPGTFEHALNYLVDHELDLSALEARYRNDQQGASAYAPAVLLKVVLLAYSRGIVGSRRIEAACRENVVFMALSGDSQPHFTTLAAFVANLGDLAAQLFAQVLTICDRQGLIGREMFAIDGVKLPSNASKTRSGTRADFLRRAEKMEAAAKKMLDRHREADAGGDGGPSDREARQLARLQAEAKKNREWLTAHPKDRTGAKGAVRLSNQTDNESAKMATSKGVIQGYTGVAAVDAQAQVIVDAQAHGTGSEQELLLPVVEATRSLRTPETLITADAGYHSEANLKALAEAAVPALIADAGMRQRDERFQDQGRHRAKPDPLYDKGKPPKAAKRFRPADFDYDPEAGTCLCPAGKALYQNGSNCIHNGHLATKFTGAQRDCVPCELRARCLRTPEKTLVRQVCFFRGKAPGATESHTDRMKQAIDSEEGRRRYGRRFATVEPVFGNVRGNKRMDRFTLRGRAKVDGQWKLYCVVHNIEKLAHHGYAG
- the fliN gene encoding flagellar motor switch protein FliN produces the protein MEASENTVAEDDGQISEDDWAAAMAEQTVEDAPSAAAAQPANIFPSFGDPGGSAGVLNDLDMILDIPVQITVELGRTKITIKNLLQLAHGSVVELDAMAGEPMDVLVNGTLIAQGEVVVVNDKFGIRLTDIITPSERMRKLNR
- the fliM gene encoding flagellar motor switch protein FliM, translating into MAGDFLSQDEVDALLKGVTGEVDEPESGGEEGGGVRNYNLGTQERIVRGRMPTMELINERFARYLRIGLFNYMHRNAEISVGPIRVQKYSEFIRNLVVPTNLNLVVAKPLRGTALFVFDPNLVFLVVDNMFGGDGRFHTRVEGRDFTPTEQRIIQGLLTVVFNEYGKSWKPVCDIQFEYVRSEMNSQFANIATPSEIVVSTTFTLEFGGATADMHICFPYSMLEPIRDLLYSTMQSDQLSTDKRWITTLRKQLQGAEVEIAAHLGRAEISLGQILKLKIGDVIPINIPDRVVAHVDNIPLMECRYGQQNGQYALKIERFISAEAQQGEAAPGDNHG
- a CDS encoding flagellar basal body-associated FliL family protein, giving the protein MAKDAKPAEGEDQAAAPKKSKKLLIIIVAVVLLLVLGGGGAAFFLLKKGGDEHADEEDVAEESAKPKKKDKKKEKEAHPIFATLEPFTVNLVPETGDQYLQVALSVEFEDPAADAALKAHMPKIRNNITLLLSGKKASELISREGKEKLAAELLETVNDVLEPPKRNKKGEKISEEGPAKSVLFTSFIIQ
- a CDS encoding flagellar hook-length control protein FliK translates to MAIPAVSTPPAPGTPLPAGPNAVAADPATGGFAALFLAQMGIPLPPALAAQGEAKGEAPLTADEETASLDPAASLSGPDPAALAALGLPLPPDAALPRPPARADLPIDPDLARSLPLRGGPPTAQGIEPGAQRGATARAEQDPASAAGGILPAALPSPVAGMNLPGSDIPAAKLAASLPEALPAAAAGAPAETPPAAAALNATLPLRHATPDTPTATGLETPVAHPRWGDDLGNRVVWMARHDEQTARINVNPPELGPLQITLNLSGDQASASFTSPHAEVRQAIADALPRLREMLAGAGIDLGQTHVGAQAQHERSGNWPESPASPRFGNDAAILAATGDAPGGGAVPLPMQRGRGMVDLFA
- the fliJ gene encoding flagellar export protein FliJ encodes the protein MSRPFTLQPLLDLMQTRTDEATRRLGRLIAAEQSARSRLELLEQYREEYAQRYREAVSGGLTPMALRNFQDFMARIDDAIRQQARAVADSERGTAAGQAAWKEQNKRLKAIDTLSDRHEARERYRDNRQEQKEQDEYAARAREGQTPDDA